In Electrophorus electricus isolate fEleEle1 chromosome 6, fEleEle1.pri, whole genome shotgun sequence, a single genomic region encodes these proteins:
- the LOC113585522 gene encoding glutaredoxin domain-containing cysteine-rich protein 2, with protein sequence MEVPHWNQGPMHEAKPRKVRFKLASSYSGRVLKHVYEDGQELESPGETYPHSFIHAELPRHLHAEQLCGFEEVQELLAKRINIYRGTGGYAPLCYDDLQDGDDKEPVLDFGKIIIYTNNLKIIRGPQKKAETSRSHHRARGEGGESSPGRESRAKGRHRARNARTEEHSPTTKQKAPMKEVGGCEQCGGSGSAPCSVCHGSKLSMLANRFNESIRELRCPACDAHGLERCQSCGK encoded by the exons ATGGAGGTGCCCCACTGGAACCAGGGGCCGATGCACGAGGCCAAACCCAGGAAGGTGAGGTTCAAGCTGGCCTCATCCTACAGCGGCCGTGTGCTCAAGCACGTGTACGAGGATGGCCAGGAGCTGGAGAGTCCTGGTGAGACGTACCCCCACAGCTTCATCCACGCCGAGCTCCCCCGACACCTGCACGCCGAGCAGCTGTGTGGCTTCGAGGAGGTGCAAGAACTCCTCGCCAAGAGGATCAACATTTACCGGGGGACGGGCGGCTACGCGCCCCTGTGCTACGATGATCTTCAAGACGGCGATGACAAA GAGCCGGTTTTAGACTTTGGAAAGATCATCATCTACACGAACAACCTGAAGATCATCCGGGGTCCACAGAAGAAAGCCGAGACTAGCAGAAGCCACCATCGTGCCCGGGGAGAGGGAGGCGAGTCCTCGCCAGGTCGTGAGTCCCGGGCCAAGGGGAGGCACAGAGCAAGAAATGCCCGCACCGAGGAACACAGTCCTACAACTAAACAAAAGGCTCCCATGAAG GAGGTGGGCGGCTGCGAGCAGTGTGGAGGATCAGGCAGCGCCCCCTGCTCCGTGTGTCACGGCAGCAAGCTGTCCATGCTAGCCAACCGTTTCAACGAGTCCATCCGAGAGCTGCGCTGCCCAGCGTGCGACGCCCACGGCCTGGAGCGCTGCCAGTCGTGCGGGAAGTAG